Proteins encoded in a region of the Tripterygium wilfordii isolate XIE 37 chromosome 21, ASM1340144v1, whole genome shotgun sequence genome:
- the LOC119988159 gene encoding probable pectinesterase/pectinesterase inhibitor 25, producing the protein MRTSTTTSSALFLLLSLLFLSAKTTSSQSQSDACKSTLYPKLCRSILSTIRSSPSDPYNYGKFSIKECIKQAHKMSKSINYLLSHDKYQSKLSHPEAAALADCYQLSELNVDYLEATSSELKSAELLSDELVEKITSLLSGVVTNQQTCFDGLAEAKSGVMAGLGEPLKNATRLYSVSLGLVSRSLDRNLKKHKRKFGGSGKPNWPVRQRLESLIKALRKTSCHNDKWKKCNRGSERILGELQSNGIIVQDAVIVSPYNGTENFTTIGDAIAFAPNNTKPEDGYFVIYATEGYYEEYVIVPKNKKNIMLIGDGINRTVITGNHNVIDGWTTFNSSTFAVSGERFVAVDVTFRNTAGPEKHQAVAVRNNADLSTFYRCSFEGYQDTLYVHSLRQFYRECDIYGTVDFIFGNSAAVFQQCNLYARKPLPNQKNAFTAQGRSDPNQNTGISIHNCTIQAAPDLAMDLNSTTMNYLGRPWKLYSRTVFMQSYIGDLISPVGWLEWNGTVGTDTLYYGEFENYGPGANTSSRVQWPGFIVMNASQAMNFTVYNFTMADTWLTDIDIPFSGGLLQY; encoded by the exons ATGCGAAcgtccaccaccacctcctccgcCTTGTTTCTCCTCCTCTCCCTCCTCTTTCTCTCGGCAAAAACTACTTCTTCGCAGTCACAATCCGATGCATGCAAGTCCACGCTCTACCCCAAGCTATGCCGTTCGATCCTCTCCACTATCAGATCCTCACCGTCCGATCCATACAACTATGGTAAGTTCTCCATCAAAGAGTGCATCAAGCAGGCCCACAAGATGTCCAAGTCCATTAACTACCTCCTCAGCCACGACAAGTATCAGTCCAAGCTGAGCCACCCAGAAGCCGCGGCTCTGGCCGACTGTTACCAGCTCTCGGAGCTGAATGTGGATTACTTGGAAGCCACTTCGAGTGAGCTGAAGTCGGCTGAGCTGTTGAGCGACGAGCTGGTGGAGAAGATCACGAGTTTGTTGAGTGGAGTCGTGACGAACCAACAGACCTGCTTTGATGGCTTGGCTGAAGCCAAGAGTGGGGTCATGGCTGGATTGGGTGAGCCGCTCAAGAATGCAACCAGGTTGTATAGTGTGTCGCTTGGGTTGGTTTCGCGTTCTCTGGACCGGAATTTGAAGAAGCACAAGAGGAAGTTCGGTGGGTCCGGTAAACCGAACTGGCCGGTTCGTCAGCGGCTCGAAAGTCTTATCAAG GCTCTAAGAAAAACTTCTTGTCATAACGATAAGTGGAAGAAATGTAACAGAGGATCAGAAAGAATCCTTGGAGAATTACAGAGCAATGGAATCATTGTCCAGGACGCTGTGATAGTAAGTCCTTATAATGGAACAGAAAACTTCACAACAATTGGAGATGCCATTGCCTTTGCACCAAACAATACAAAGCCTGAAGATGGTTACTTTGTCATCTATGCAACAGAAGGGTATTATGAGGAGTATGTCATTGTtcctaaaaataagaaaaacataATGCTCATTGGAGATGGTATTAATCGTACTGTCATCACCGGAAACCATAACGTTATCGATGGCTGGACGACGTTCAATTCTTCCACTTTCG CTGTTTCGGGAGAGCGATTTGTCGCGGTTGACGTTACGTTCAGGAACACAGCAGGTCCTGAGAAGCACCAAGCAGTCGCAGTAAGAAACAATGCCGACCTCTCCACGTTCTATCGATGCAGTTTCGAGGGCTACCAAGACACTCTTTATGTACACTCCCTCAGGCAATTCTACAGAGAATGTGATATCTATGGAACCGTCGATTTCATATTCGGGAACTCAGCTGCTGTGTTTCAGCAATGCAATTTGTACGCTAGAAAACCATTGCCTAACCAGAAAAACGCGTTCACAGCGCAAGGACGTAGCGATCCCAATCAGAACACCGGAATCTCTATCCATAATTGCACGATCCAAGCTGCGCCGGACCTGGCAATGGACTTGAACTCCACTACTATGAATTACTTGGGTCGACCATGGAAGCTGTACTCGAGGACTGTGTTCATGCAATCGTATATCGGTGACCTTATTAGTCCGGTTGGATGGTTGGAGTGGAATGGAACGGTTGGAACCGATACCCTTTATTATGGCGAGTTTGAAAACTATGGACCTGGTGCAAACACCAGCAGTAGAGTGCAATGGCCTGGTTTCATTGTGATGAATGCTTCACAAGCTATGAATTTTACTGTCTATAATTTCACAATGGCAGATACTTGGTTGACTGACATAGACATACCATTCTCAGGAGGATTACTCCAGTACTAG
- the LOC119988910 gene encoding ETHYLENE INSENSITIVE 3-like 1 protein: MGIFEDMGFCSNLDFVSVPSREVELAAECEAVIAVEQDDSDEDMDVDELERRMWRDRMLLKRLKEQNKNKEGIDSAKQRQSQEQARRKKMSRAQDGILKYMLKMMEVCKAQGFVYGIIPEKGKPVGGASDNLRAWWKEKVRFDRNGPAAIAKYQADHSIPLKNRDCSTEASMPHTLQELQDTTLGSLLSALMQHCDPPQRRFPLEKGVTPPWWPTGKEEWWPQLGLPKDQGPPPYKKPHDLKKSWKVSVLSAVIKHMSPDIAKIHKLVRQSKCLQDKMTAKESATWLSIINQEEALLRKLYPNSCLPLSAVGSGSYATDDTSDYDVEGVDKEQKAEVEECKLHDVSLLSMGAAGQKDRVIMSPFVPQIKEEFVGNSSDFNYKRKHQTDEQQILMDQNIYTCEYPQCPYNDYRFGFLDRTSRNNHQLRCTFRDISSQQVGMSNFQVTDETAAVFNLPFAQTKPTMPPVNQTTSNMSGLGLPEDGQKMISELMSFYDSSLQREKSMDPVGVNVVGCADQQPRQLQYHQQEPQQQIQQQELQHQQPKFELHPADSSYGQGVLLGGNISQGTNLPLDDSFFPSVEIQLEQCKAFDSPFGTNYIDGMSDFRFGSHFSFGSTDCIVDSHPKQGLAMW; the protein is encoded by the coding sequence ATGGGAATCTTTGAAGACATGGGTTTCTGCTCTAATCTTGATTTTGTCTCAGTCCCTAGTAGGGAAGTTGAGTTGGCAGCAGAATGCGAAGCAGTGATTGCGGTTGAGCAGGATGATAGTGATGAAGACATGGATGTTGATGAGCTTGAGAGGAGGATGTGGAGAGATCGAATGCTCCTGAAGCGGCtcaaagaacaaaacaaaaataaggaagGGATTGATAGTGCTAAGCAGCGTCAATCGCAGGAACAAGCCCGAAGAAAGAAGATGTCACGGGCACAAGATGGTATCCTCAAATACATGCTGAAAATGATGGAGGTATGCAAAGCTCAGGGATTTGTGTATGGTATCATTCCTGAGAAGGGGAAGCCAGTGGGTGGAGCTTCCGATAATCTGCGAGCCTGGTGGAAGGAAAAAGTCAGGTTTGATAGGAATGGCCCTGCTGCAATCGCCAAGTATCAAGCAGATCATTCAATCCCTCTGAAAAATAGAGATTGTAGTACAGAGGCATCCATGCCTCACACCTTGCAAGAGCTTCAAGACACCACTCTTGGGTCACTTCTTTCAGCTTTAATGCAGCATTGTGATCCACCACAGAGGCGTTTCCCATTGGAGAAAGGTGTTACCCCACCATGGTGGCCTACCGGGAAGGAGGAATGGTGGCCTCAGTTAGGTCTGCCAAAGGATCAGGGGCCTCCTCCGTACAAGAAACCCCATGATTTGAAAAAATCTTGGAAAGTGAGTGTTCTCTCTGCTGTGATCAAGCATATGTCCCCAGACATTGCCAAAATCCACAAACTTGTACGTCAATCTAAATGTTTGCAGGATAAAATGACTGCGAAGGAGAGCGCCACTTGGCTTTCAATAATTAATCAAGAAGAAGCattgttgagaaaattgtatcCTAATAGCTGCCTGCCTCTGTCTGCTGTTGGGAGTGGTTCTTATGCCACTGATGATACGAGTGATTATGATGTTGAGGGAGTAGATAAGGAACAAAAAGCTGAAGTGGAGGAGTGCAAGCTGCATGATGTTAGTCTCTTGAGTATGGGGGCAGCAGGGCAGAAAGATAGGGTTATAATGTCCCcatttgttcctcaaattaaAGAAGAATTTGTTGGGAACAGCTCAGATTTCAATTATAAGAGGAAGCATCAAACTGATGAGCAGCAGATATTGATGGATCAGAATATATACACCTGTGAGTACCCGCAATGCCCATATAATGACTATCGGTTTGGATTTCTTGACAGGACTTCAAGAAACAATCACCAGTTACGTTGTACTTTCCGTGATATTTCTTCTCAACAAGTTGGAATGTCCAACTTCCAAGTCACTGATGAGACAGCAGCAGTTTTCAATTTACCCTTTGCTCAAACTAAGCCAACTATGCCACCGGTCAATCAGACGACCTCCAACATGTCAGGACTTGGGCTCCCAGAAGATGGACAAAAAATGATTTCTGAGCTTATGTCTTTCTATGATTCCAGTCTTCAGCGGGAAAAGAGCATGGATCCTGTGGGTGTCAATGTTGTAGGATGTGCAGATCAGCAGCCGCGGCAACTTCAATATCATCAGCAGGAACCTCAACAGCAGATACAGCAGCAGGAACTACAACATCAGCAACCAAAATTTGAACTTCATCCAGCTGATAGCAGCTATGGGCAAGGGGTTTTATTGGGTGGCAACATATCTCAAGGAACCAATCTGCCATTGGATGACTCTTTTTTCCCATCAGTTGAAATTCAGCTTGAGCAGTGCAAGGCATTCGATTCTCCATTTGGTACCAACTACATTGATGGTATGTCTGACTTCAGATTTGGCTCTCATTTTAGCTTCGGATCTACTGATTGCATCGTGGACTCTCACCCAAAGCAGGGTCTGGCCATGTGGTAA